One genomic window of Cricetulus griseus strain 17A/GY chromosome 3, alternate assembly CriGri-PICRH-1.0, whole genome shotgun sequence includes the following:
- the Syce1 gene encoding synaptonemal complex central element protein 1, with the protein MEPKDSADPLHRPEGAGGQNVTTQKIEGLMEMVKKLKKVGSLEPRVEVLINRINEVQQAKKKASEELGEAQTVWDTLQKDLDSLHEEKVRLKDILNKKQEALRIIRLQCQEKECEAQRKHSMLQECKERISFLNSQMDKEKEKLRQMRLDFEEQLEGLMSQHKDLLEFHKPEHLAKETCALDSSKEQLLKEEKLIEVKLEDVKHRLSALCGPESSTLNEKLFLRSHEAAATMLLFKEENKKAEELLDAAAQHHHQLQQRCQQLQQKRQRLKEELEKHGVQILAQIQSMQDEADNPWRMASPKPLEVHEEKDQERPPSRN; encoded by the exons ATGGAGCCCAAGGACTCAGCAGACCCGCTCCACAGGCCTGAGGGGGCCGGAG GGCAGAATGTGACCACACAGAAAATTGAAGGCTTAATGGAAATGGTGAAGAAGTTGAAGAAAG TGGGAAGTCTAGAGCCCCGGGTTGAAGTCCTGATTAACCGCATTAATGAGGTTCAGCAAG caaaaaagaaagccaGTGAGGAGCTTGGAGAGGCCCAGACTGTCTGGGATACCCTGCAGAAGGACCTGGACTCAT TACATGAAGAGAAAGTACGTCTGAAGGATATCTTGAACAAAAAGCAAG AGGCTCTGAGGATTATCCGGCTACAGTGCCAGGAGAAGGAATGCGAGGCACAAAG AAAGCACAGCATGTTACAGGAGTGTAAAGAGAGAATTTCTTTCCTGAACTCTCAGATggacaaggagaaggaaaaaCTAAGACAAATGAG GTTGGATTTTGAAGAACAGCTGGAGGGTTTGATGAGCCAGCACAAGGACCTCTTGGAGTTTCAT AAGCCTGAACATCTGGCAAAGGAGACGTGCGCTTTGGACAGCAGCAAGGAGCAGCTGCTCAAGGAAG AGAAACTGATCGAGGTAAAGCTGGAGGATGTGAAACATCGGCTGTCTGCCCTGTGTGGGCCTGAGTCTTCCACTCTTAATGAGAAGCTCTTCCTCCGAAGCCATGAGGCAGCTGCAACAAT GCTGCTGTTCaaggaagagaacaagaaagctGAGGAGCTGTTAGACGCTGCAGCTCAGCACCACCATCAGCTGCAGCAGAGGTGCCAACAGCTACAGCAGAAACGGCAGAG GCTGAAAGAAGAACTGGAAAAGCATGGGGTACAGATCCTTGCTCAAATTCAGAGCATGCAAGATGAAGCAGACAACCCATGGAGGATG GCTAGTCCCAAGCCCCTAGAAGTCCATGAAGAGAAAGACCAAGAGCGTCCACCAAGcaggaactga